The following coding sequences are from one Schizosaccharomyces osmophilus chromosome 1, complete sequence window:
- the spo12 gene encoding Spo12 family nuclear protein: protein MAYAEHMPKKELPEISVLPLHQGKPRFLPEKNKAVSSPTDSLMSPCTAKLQAHRQKYYKKSKPVLTSLMQTLLDARDNV, encoded by the exons ATGGCTTACGCTGAACATAtgccaaagaaagaattgccTGAAATCTCGGTACTACCACTTCATCAGGGGA AACCTCGATTTCTTCCGGAAAAGAACAAGGCAGTTTCCAGTCCTACCGACAGTCTTATGAGTCCCTGCACGGCAAAGCTGCAGGCTCATAGACAAAAGTactacaaaaaaagcaaacctGTTTTGACGTCTTTGATGCAGACACTATTAGACGCCAGGGATAACGTATAA